In Halorubrum sp. PV6, a single window of DNA contains:
- a CDS encoding transcription initiation factor IIB family protein yields MTRPTRQRDHDRQRVRDEDADETETDAEGVDADELDPEEFDPEELTRTADGELIHEETGLIVEEEQIDPGPEWRAFNHSERQSKSRVGAPTTKTMHDKGLTTTIDWKDKDAYGRSISSKKRSQMHRLRKWQERIRTKDAGERNLQFALSEVDRMASALGVPRSVREVASVIYRRALNEDLIRGRSIEGVSTAALYAACRKEGIPRSLEEISDVSRVERKEIGRTYRYISQELGLEMRPVDPKKYVPRFSSELELSEEVQSKANEIIETTAEQGLLSGKSPTGYAAAAIYAASLLCNEKKTQREVADVAQVTEVTIRNRYQEQIEAMGIHT; encoded by the coding sequence ATGACACGGCCAACCCGGCAACGGGATCACGACCGGCAGCGTGTGCGCGACGAGGATGCCGACGAAACCGAGACCGACGCCGAGGGGGTCGACGCCGACGAGCTAGACCCCGAGGAGTTCGACCCGGAAGAACTCACCCGGACGGCCGACGGGGAGCTGATACACGAGGAGACCGGACTCATCGTCGAGGAGGAACAGATCGATCCCGGCCCGGAGTGGCGGGCGTTCAACCACTCGGAGCGCCAGTCGAAGTCCCGCGTCGGCGCCCCGACGACGAAGACGATGCACGACAAGGGGCTGACGACGACCATCGACTGGAAGGACAAAGACGCCTACGGCCGTTCCATCTCGTCGAAAAAGCGGTCGCAGATGCACCGGCTGCGGAAGTGGCAAGAGCGCATCCGGACGAAGGACGCCGGCGAGCGCAACCTCCAGTTCGCGCTCTCCGAAGTCGATCGGATGGCCAGCGCGCTCGGCGTCCCCCGGTCGGTACGGGAGGTCGCCTCCGTCATCTACCGACGCGCGTTGAACGAGGACCTGATCCGTGGGCGGTCGATCGAGGGCGTCTCCACCGCCGCCCTCTACGCCGCCTGCCGGAAGGAGGGGATTCCCCGGTCGCTCGAAGAGATATCCGACGTGTCGCGGGTCGAGCGCAAGGAGATCGGTCGCACGTACCGCTACATCTCACAGGAACTCGGATTAGAGATGCGGCCGGTCGACCCGAAAAAGTACGTCCCGCGCTTCTCCTCGGAGCTCGAACTGAGCGAGGAGGTCCAGTCGAAGGCCAACGAGATCATCGAGACCACGGCCGAACAGGGGCTGCTCTCCGGGAAGTCCCCGACCGGCTACGCCGCGGCGGCGATCTACGCCGCCTCGCTGCTCTGTAACGAGAAGAAGACCCAACGAGAGGTCGCCGACGTGGCGCAGGTGACGGAGGTCACCATCCGGAATCGGTATCAAGAGCAGATCGAGGCGATGGGGATCCACACGTAA
- the nreA gene encoding DNA repair protein NreA, producing the protein MRLDEFIEFEANERAERRRLANEKDYAILDHLDSFERRFEEHVSDDAVVGSVAPSIFVGRTNYPTVSTGLLSPVGREERAASFETSAGWYDEGVSIGDVFDRRTSLLNSTRGVDVADAGATGNATVTGGGPAESVHDAWDGWLGVQREVAIADRPVDVEIGLDGSPDLDFEVGTEDIKTPTGPRAAARTADLGENPHVPRPVKKTLEDDDWRAEGAMTYLYRRGFDVYDINTILSAGALGRGEDRRLVPTRWSITAVDDTVGQYLRGSIRDAPTVDRIEVHRNEYLGNAFWVILVPGRWEYELVEMKAPGSIWNPDPQAGVSLSAASEGREGRTGYVEETAGAYYAGRLGVLEHLHDRGRQAKALVVRHVSDDYWGPVGVWQVREAVRNAFEGEFGTAETFGEAVRGVAGHLPISLGRLRRKSTLAAGLQANLGDFVDAG; encoded by the coding sequence ATGCGGCTCGACGAGTTCATCGAGTTCGAGGCGAACGAGCGCGCCGAGCGCCGACGTCTCGCGAACGAGAAAGACTACGCGATCCTCGATCACCTCGACTCCTTCGAGCGACGCTTCGAGGAGCACGTGTCCGACGACGCCGTCGTCGGCAGCGTCGCGCCCTCCATCTTCGTCGGCCGCACGAACTACCCGACCGTCTCGACCGGACTGCTCTCGCCGGTCGGCCGCGAGGAGCGCGCCGCGAGCTTCGAGACCTCTGCCGGCTGGTACGACGAGGGCGTCTCCATCGGTGACGTGTTCGACCGACGGACGAGCCTGCTCAACTCGACCCGCGGCGTCGACGTGGCGGACGCCGGAGCGACCGGGAACGCCACCGTCACCGGGGGCGGCCCGGCCGAGAGCGTCCACGACGCGTGGGACGGGTGGCTCGGGGTGCAGCGCGAAGTCGCGATCGCCGACCGCCCGGTCGACGTCGAGATCGGTCTCGACGGGTCGCCGGACCTCGATTTCGAGGTGGGCACGGAGGACATCAAGACGCCGACCGGCCCCCGCGCGGCGGCCCGGACCGCCGACTTGGGAGAGAACCCGCACGTCCCGCGGCCGGTAAAAAAGACGCTGGAGGACGACGACTGGCGAGCCGAGGGAGCGATGACGTACCTCTACCGGCGCGGGTTCGACGTGTACGACATCAACACGATCCTCTCTGCGGGCGCGCTCGGGCGCGGAGAAGACCGCCGACTCGTCCCCACGCGCTGGTCGATCACGGCCGTCGACGACACGGTCGGCCAGTACCTCCGCGGCTCGATCCGCGACGCCCCGACCGTCGACCGAATCGAGGTCCACCGCAACGAGTACCTCGGGAACGCCTTCTGGGTGATACTGGTGCCGGGCCGGTGGGAGTACGAGCTCGTCGAAATGAAGGCACCCGGCTCGATATGGAACCCCGACCCCCAGGCGGGCGTCTCCCTCTCGGCCGCCAGCGAGGGGCGAGAGGGGCGCACCGGCTACGTCGAGGAGACCGCGGGCGCCTACTACGCGGGTCGCCTCGGCGTGTTGGAACACCTCCACGACCGCGGCCGGCAGGCGAAGGCGCTCGTGGTGCGTCACGTCTCGGACGACTACTGGGGGCCGGTCGGCGTCTGGCAGGTCCGCGAGGCGGTCCGAAACGCCTTCGAAGGCGAGTTCGGAACCGCCGAAACCTTCGGAGAAGCGGTCCGCGGCGTCGCCGGTCACCTCCCGATATCTCTGGGTCGCCTCCGGCGGAAATCGACGCTCGCGGCGGGGTTGCAGGCGAACCTCGGCGACTTCGTCGACGCCGGGTAG
- the rnhA gene encoding ribonuclease HI — translation MPTIDCDPATARARLTDAGVRIDDGNTAHERWRAKRDGAVAVAYDDKVVVQGSDPTRLTALLADGGGRAHVYFDGASRGNPGPAAVGWCLVTADGIVAEGGERIGRATNNQAEYAALIRTLEAADEYGFEEVDVRGDSQLIVKQVRGEWDANDPELRERRVRVRELLEQFDRWSLGHVPREINERADDLANEALDDAN, via the coding sequence ATGCCGACGATCGACTGCGATCCGGCGACTGCGCGGGCCCGTTTGACGGACGCCGGCGTCCGCATCGACGACGGGAACACCGCCCACGAGCGGTGGCGCGCGAAGCGAGACGGCGCCGTCGCCGTCGCGTACGACGACAAGGTCGTCGTGCAGGGGAGCGACCCCACTCGACTGACGGCCCTCTTGGCCGACGGCGGCGGCCGCGCGCACGTCTACTTCGACGGCGCGTCGCGCGGCAACCCTGGCCCGGCAGCGGTCGGGTGGTGTCTGGTCACCGCGGACGGGATCGTCGCCGAGGGCGGCGAGCGAATCGGCCGCGCCACCAACAACCAGGCCGAGTACGCCGCGCTGATACGCACGCTGGAGGCCGCCGACGAGTACGGTTTCGAGGAAGTCGACGTCCGGGGCGACTCCCAACTGATCGTCAAACAGGTGCGCGGCGAGTGGGACGCCAACGACCCGGAACTCCGCGAGCGACGGGTCCGGGTCCGCGAACTCCTCGAGCAGTTCGATCGGTGGTCGCTCGGCCACGTTCCGCGAGAGATAAACGAACGCGCCGACGATCTAGCGAACGAGGCACTCGATGACGCGAACTAA
- a CDS encoding PadR family transcriptional regulator: MSEAQSVTDDPQTRTAADLTAFQQNILAILSEEAMYGLAIKRELESYYGSEVNHGRLYPNLDDLVEDGLVEKSELDKRTNQYELTEAGSDAVLEQLEWVLDRFVTDETRADEVRALLSE, from the coding sequence ATGTCAGAGGCACAATCGGTCACTGACGACCCACAGACACGAACGGCGGCAGACTTGACCGCATTCCAGCAGAATATCCTTGCAATCCTCTCGGAAGAGGCCATGTACGGGCTCGCAATCAAACGGGAGCTGGAGTCGTACTACGGTTCGGAAGTCAACCACGGCCGACTCTACCCGAACCTCGACGACCTCGTCGAAGACGGGCTCGTCGAGAAGAGCGAACTCGACAAGCGAACCAACCAGTACGAGCTCACCGAGGCTGGCAGCGACGCGGTACTGGAGCAGTTAGAGTGGGTCCTCGACCGGTTCGTCACCGACGAGACGAGAGCGGACGAAGTACGCGCCCTGCTCTCCGAGTAA
- a CDS encoding DUF6517 family protein: MTTEQSDESAAENRSGQRATTRRQALAAVGAVGASSLAGCTALDVATGDEPAEFSAGTATVADATLSETAYELNEVTDQTVSREFEVAGSTRTVEVTNTVAEYDKAVELFDERYQAAVFAAVATPQVEVLGEAFNPIADFDADERAELIADRYENVSDLERGSEYSTEVLGADAEVVVYTADAEIEGTGVAVELEFHVGETVEAGSDFVLPLAAYPAVFGDGENVRAMMNGIEHEQA, translated from the coding sequence ATGACGACCGAACAGTCTGACGAATCCGCGGCCGAGAACCGTTCCGGACAACGCGCGACGACCCGCCGGCAGGCGCTCGCGGCGGTCGGTGCGGTCGGGGCGAGCAGCCTCGCCGGCTGTACCGCGCTCGACGTCGCCACGGGCGACGAGCCCGCCGAGTTCAGCGCGGGAACGGCGACCGTCGCCGACGCGACCCTCTCCGAGACGGCGTACGAGCTCAACGAGGTCACGGACCAGACCGTCAGCCGGGAGTTCGAGGTGGCCGGCTCGACGCGCACGGTCGAGGTGACGAACACCGTCGCGGAGTACGACAAGGCCGTCGAACTGTTCGACGAGCGCTATCAGGCAGCCGTCTTCGCCGCGGTGGCGACGCCGCAGGTCGAGGTGCTCGGCGAGGCGTTCAACCCGATCGCCGACTTCGACGCCGACGAGCGCGCCGAGCTGATCGCCGACCGCTACGAGAACGTCAGCGACCTCGAACGCGGGTCCGAGTACTCCACGGAGGTGCTCGGCGCCGACGCCGAGGTCGTCGTGTACACGGCCGACGCGGAGATCGAAGGGACCGGCGTGGCCGTCGAACTCGAGTTCCACGTCGGGGAGACGGTCGAAGCCGGCAGCGACTTCGTCCTCCCGCTGGCCGCGTACCCGGCGGTGTTCGGCGACGGGGAGAACGTCCGCGCCATGATGAACGGGATCGAACACGAGCAGGCGTGA
- a CDS encoding preprotein translocase subunit TatA — MVSVVPAFGGIPAGPELVIILLIAVLLFGVPLVVIAGAVLLFTLRSDGEGTDADRIAELEAEVERLREKVDDEPAERDEEDGL; from the coding sequence ATGGTGTCCGTGGTCCCCGCGTTCGGCGGCATCCCCGCCGGGCCCGAACTCGTGATCATCCTGCTCATCGCCGTCCTCCTCTTCGGCGTTCCCCTCGTCGTCATCGCGGGAGCGGTCCTGCTGTTTACACTGCGCTCGGACGGCGAAGGGACGGACGCCGACCGCATCGCGGAGTTGGAAGCCGAGGTCGAACGGCTCCGCGAGAAGGTGGACGACGAACCGGCGGAACGCGACGAAGAGGACGGATTATAA
- a CDS encoding DUF373 family protein: MLLVLCVDLDDDLGRKTGIPTPVIGADDVTEAAVALATADPEDSDVNVLFQGVNVHDELAASGEAVEVAAVTGVDGSDVKANRAVGQEVDRVLAELSTGEEVSAVVITDGAQDESVLPVIRSRMPIDGMRRVVVRQAQDLESLYYTIKQVLGDPETRGTILVPLGVLLLIYPLVVVANLFDVAGAAVLGVLSGIVGLYSLFRGLGLEDTVDGAAASVRNVLYTGRVTLVTYVVALALVVVGGVQGVETVESVRAVQAGAVTAGVAFAAFVHGFVQWIAVAGVTSSLGQITDEYLAGRFQWRYLNAPFYVLSIAVVLYAVSGFFLPAAPGVTSLGLSDLAMALAAGTLTAVLSTLVFAVAESQLPAADPN; this comes from the coding sequence ATGCTGCTCGTCCTCTGTGTCGACCTCGATGACGACCTCGGTCGGAAGACGGGGATCCCCACCCCCGTCATCGGCGCCGACGACGTCACCGAGGCCGCGGTCGCGCTCGCGACGGCCGACCCGGAGGACTCGGACGTGAACGTCTTATTTCAGGGCGTCAACGTCCACGACGAGCTGGCCGCGAGCGGCGAGGCCGTCGAGGTCGCGGCGGTGACCGGGGTCGACGGCTCCGACGTGAAGGCGAACCGCGCGGTGGGACAGGAGGTCGACCGGGTGCTCGCGGAACTATCGACCGGCGAGGAGGTCTCCGCGGTCGTGATCACGGACGGCGCACAAGACGAGTCGGTCCTCCCGGTGATCCGCTCGCGGATGCCCATCGACGGGATGCGCCGGGTGGTCGTCCGGCAGGCGCAGGACCTCGAATCGCTCTACTACACCATCAAGCAGGTTCTCGGGGACCCGGAGACGCGGGGGACGATCCTCGTGCCGCTCGGCGTCCTCCTCCTCATCTACCCGCTGGTCGTCGTCGCGAACCTGTTCGACGTTGCGGGCGCCGCCGTCCTCGGCGTGCTCTCCGGTATCGTCGGCCTCTACTCGCTGTTCCGCGGCCTCGGCCTCGAAGACACGGTCGACGGCGCGGCCGCGTCCGTTCGCAACGTGCTCTACACCGGCCGGGTGACGCTCGTCACCTACGTCGTCGCGCTGGCGCTGGTCGTCGTCGGCGGGGTTCAAGGGGTCGAGACGGTCGAGTCGGTCAGGGCCGTCCAGGCGGGCGCCGTCACCGCCGGCGTCGCCTTCGCGGCGTTCGTCCACGGGTTCGTACAGTGGATCGCGGTCGCCGGCGTCACCTCCAGCCTCGGACAGATCACCGACGAGTACCTCGCCGGGCGATTCCAGTGGCGGTACCTCAACGCGCCCTTTTACGTGCTCTCGATCGCGGTCGTGTTGTACGCGGTCTCCGGGTTCTTCCTCCCGGCGGCGCCGGGCGTCACGTCGCTCGGGCTCTCCGACCTCGCGATGGCGCTTGCGGCCGGGACGCTCACGGCGGTGTTGAGCACGCTCGTGTTCGCGGTTGCGGAGTCACAGCTTCCGGCGGCGGACCCGAACTAA
- a CDS encoding radical SAM protein: MISKGCEQCAKGGKMVLFVYGYCDQRDCFYCPLGENRKNVTDVYANERKVESDEDVIAEAKRMSALGTSITGGEPQEAMAKTCRYLELLKDEFGEDHHTHLYTGITGGRENMRRLSEAGLDEIRFHPPLEMWGDMHGTEWEEILHIAREEGLTPAFEIPGIRAEPEFLEFLDEGAAEFCNINEFEMSDGNYRRMQEEGFELQEGHMSAVEGSKDDAIVSEMASHEKVYFCTSVFKDAAQHRNRLKRMAKNIRREFDEVTDDGTLVYGKAFADPERFEALGVPDEFYAVKSNHVEVAWWLLEEMVEDGDLTDGEIVEQYPTVNGTVVERTPVA, translated from the coding sequence ATGATCTCCAAGGGCTGTGAACAGTGCGCTAAAGGCGGCAAGATGGTGCTTTTCGTCTACGGCTACTGCGATCAGCGAGATTGCTTCTACTGCCCCCTCGGAGAGAACCGGAAGAACGTCACCGACGTGTACGCGAACGAGCGGAAAGTCGAGTCCGACGAGGACGTGATCGCGGAGGCAAAGCGCATGAGCGCGCTCGGCACCTCCATCACCGGCGGCGAACCGCAGGAGGCGATGGCGAAGACGTGTCGCTACCTCGAACTGCTGAAAGACGAGTTCGGCGAGGACCACCACACCCACCTCTACACCGGGATCACGGGCGGGCGCGAGAACATGCGCCGCCTCTCTGAGGCCGGCCTCGACGAGATCCGGTTCCACCCGCCACTGGAGATGTGGGGCGATATGCACGGCACCGAGTGGGAGGAGATCCTCCACATCGCCCGCGAAGAGGGGCTCACGCCCGCCTTCGAGATCCCCGGCATCCGCGCCGAACCGGAGTTCCTCGAGTTCTTAGACGAGGGCGCCGCGGAGTTCTGTAACATCAACGAGTTCGAGATGTCCGACGGGAACTACCGCCGGATGCAAGAGGAGGGGTTCGAACTCCAAGAGGGCCACATGTCGGCCGTCGAGGGGTCGAAAGACGACGCCATCGTCTCCGAGATGGCGAGCCACGAGAAGGTGTACTTCTGTACCTCCGTGTTCAAGGACGCCGCCCAACACCGGAACCGGCTCAAGCGGATGGCCAAGAACATCCGACGCGAGTTCGACGAGGTGACGGACGACGGAACCTTAGTCTACGGGAAGGCCTTCGCCGACCCCGAGCGCTTCGAGGCGCTCGGCGTCCCCGACGAGTTCTACGCCGTCAAATCGAACCACGTCGAGGTGGCGTGGTGGCTCCTCGAAGAGATGGTCGAGGACGGCGACCTGACTGACGGCGAAATCGTCGAGCAGTACCCGACGGTGAACGGCACCGTCGTCGAGCGGACGCCGGTCGCGTAA
- a CDS encoding inorganic diphosphatase codes for MVNLWEDLETGPNAPDEIYAVVECLKGERNKYEYDKDVPGVVLDRVLHSNVHYPYDYGFIPQSYYDDEDPFDVMVLVEDQTFPGCIIEARPVALMKMDDDGEQDDKVIAVPTEDPRFDHIDDLADIPDQIRDEIDEFFSTYKNLEAGKEVETLGWEDKQAAKDAIEHAQDLYDEEFQ; via the coding sequence ATGGTGAACCTCTGGGAAGACCTCGAGACGGGTCCGAACGCGCCCGACGAAATCTACGCCGTCGTGGAGTGTCTCAAGGGCGAGCGGAACAAGTACGAGTACGACAAGGACGTTCCCGGCGTCGTCTTAGACCGAGTACTTCACTCGAACGTCCACTACCCGTACGACTACGGCTTTATCCCCCAGTCGTACTACGACGACGAGGATCCGTTCGACGTGATGGTGCTCGTCGAAGACCAGACGTTCCCCGGCTGCATCATCGAGGCCCGCCCCGTCGCGCTGATGAAGATGGACGACGACGGCGAGCAGGACGACAAGGTGATCGCGGTGCCGACCGAGGACCCGCGCTTCGACCACATCGACGACCTCGCGGACATCCCCGATCAGATCCGCGACGAGATTGACGAGTTCTTCTCGACGTACAAGAACCTCGAAGCGGGCAAGGAAGTCGAAACGCTCGGCTGGGAGGACAAGCAGGCCGCGAAAGACGCCATCGAACACGCACAGGACCTGTACGACGAGGAGTTCCAGTAG
- a CDS encoding winged helix-turn-helix domain-containing protein: protein MRSDEDGHGGAQYLAGSAVRVAMLRALREDPRRPAGLTATVDATRTTVQRILSGFRERDWVVKRGGAYRVTPTGKRVHDAYEALLDEVELAERRGQFAADLERVGADFPTEAVDAGELTVTTDRNPLAAVDRLTELLREGAGSTIRAVSPIVIQQFNEAAAGALDDGASVTLVIDRDVVEESISTFGPATDRALQDDDAVVYVSPEPIRYGVFRYDDIACVTAYDRRNNPRCVLESTDRTVVDWVDERLDSFIAEADPLASVVERA, encoded by the coding sequence ATGAGAAGCGACGAGGACGGACACGGCGGCGCACAGTATCTCGCCGGGTCAGCCGTCCGGGTCGCCATGCTCCGGGCGCTCCGCGAGGACCCGCGCCGTCCGGCGGGGCTCACGGCCACGGTCGACGCGACGCGAACGACGGTGCAGCGCATTCTCTCCGGCTTCCGCGAGCGAGACTGGGTCGTCAAACGCGGCGGGGCCTACCGCGTGACGCCGACCGGAAAACGGGTCCACGACGCGTACGAGGCCCTACTCGACGAGGTCGAACTCGCGGAGCGGCGCGGCCAGTTCGCCGCCGACCTCGAACGCGTCGGCGCCGACTTCCCGACCGAGGCGGTCGACGCCGGAGAGCTGACCGTCACGACCGACAGGAACCCGCTCGCCGCGGTGGACCGGCTCACGGAACTGCTCCGGGAGGGCGCGGGGTCGACGATCCGCGCGGTGTCGCCGATCGTCATCCAGCAGTTCAACGAGGCCGCGGCGGGCGCGCTCGACGACGGGGCGTCCGTGACGCTCGTCATCGACCGCGACGTCGTCGAGGAGTCGATATCGACGTTCGGCCCGGCGACCGACAGGGCCCTGCAGGACGACGACGCGGTGGTGTACGTCTCGCCGGAGCCGATACGGTACGGCGTCTTCCGGTACGACGACATCGCCTGCGTGACCGCCTACGACCGGCGGAACAACCCACGGTGCGTGCTCGAATCGACAGACCGGACGGTCGTCGACTGGGTAGACGAAAGACTCGACTCGTTCATCGCGGAGGCCGACCCCCTCGCTTCGGTCGTCGAACGCGCGTGA
- a CDS encoding phosphotransacetylase family protein — translation MTDTPTTLVTATGDSAGKTAITVALARLAAERDRSVGYMKPKGTRLQSNVGKTLDQDPMLAREVLGLDAEMHQMEPVVYSPTFVEGAIRGTQDVDALHARVREEFDDLAADHDQMFVEGGGRWTTGGVVDLTDVDVAELLDARVVLVAGYESPNDLDEVMAAADAFGDRFAGVVFNKVSDDAFESLDQDGIPFLESRGITVFGAIPSEKELAGVTVGELADELGAELLTDAPTDGFVERFLVGAMGGDEALRYFRRARDAAVITGGDRADVQTAALEASGVACLVLTGGHRPSGAVLGKAADAGTPVLAVNTDTVTTIDRAEGVVRGGRTRDARTVDVMGELLEANVDVDALV, via the coding sequence ATGACAGACACACCCACGACACTCGTCACCGCGACCGGAGACAGCGCCGGAAAGACCGCGATCACCGTCGCCCTCGCGCGGCTCGCCGCCGAACGCGACCGCAGCGTCGGTTACATGAAGCCGAAGGGGACGCGGCTCCAGTCGAACGTCGGGAAGACGCTCGACCAGGACCCGATGCTCGCCCGCGAGGTGCTCGGCTTAGACGCCGAGATGCACCAGATGGAGCCGGTCGTGTACTCGCCGACCTTCGTCGAGGGGGCGATCCGCGGCACCCAAGACGTCGACGCGCTCCACGCCCGCGTCCGCGAGGAGTTCGACGACCTCGCCGCCGACCACGACCAGATGTTCGTCGAGGGCGGCGGTCGCTGGACCACCGGCGGCGTCGTCGACCTCACCGACGTCGACGTGGCCGAACTGCTCGACGCGCGGGTCGTCCTCGTCGCCGGGTACGAGTCGCCGAACGACCTCGACGAGGTGATGGCGGCCGCAGACGCCTTCGGCGACCGGTTCGCCGGCGTCGTGTTCAACAAGGTCTCCGACGACGCGTTCGAGTCGCTCGATCAGGACGGGATCCCGTTCCTCGAGTCGCGGGGAATCACCGTCTTCGGCGCCATCCCGTCCGAAAAAGAGCTGGCCGGCGTCACCGTCGGGGAACTCGCCGACGAGCTCGGCGCCGAACTGCTCACCGACGCCCCGACCGACGGCTTCGTCGAGCGCTTCCTCGTCGGGGCGATGGGCGGCGACGAGGCGCTGCGCTACTTCCGGCGCGCCCGCGACGCGGCCGTCATCACCGGCGGCGACCGCGCCGACGTCCAGACCGCGGCGCTTGAGGCGTCCGGCGTCGCCTGTCTCGTCCTCACCGGCGGGCATCGCCCCTCCGGCGCCGTCCTCGGAAAGGCGGCCGACGCCGGGACGCCGGTTCTCGCGGTCAACACCGACACGGTCACGACCATCGACCGCGCCGAGGGCGTCGTCCGCGGCGGGCGAACCCGCGACGCGCGCACCGTGGACGTGATGGGCGAACTCCTCGAAGCCAACGTCGACGTCGACGCGCTGGTCTGA